In Flavobacterium lacustre, a genomic segment contains:
- the nusG gene encoding transcription termination/antitermination protein NusG: protein MTDNNIKKWYVVRAVSGQENKVKAYIETEIARLGMGDYVSQVLVPTEKVVTVKEGKKIIKDKVYFPGYVMIEANLVGEIPHIIKSITSVIGFLGETKNGEPVPLRVSEVNRMLGKVDELAVNTDTRAIPFNLGETIKVIDGPFNGFNGTVEKINEEKRKLEVMVKIFGRKTPLELSFMQVEKV from the coding sequence ATGACAGATAATAATATAAAAAAGTGGTATGTCGTTCGAGCAGTAAGCGGACAAGAGAATAAAGTGAAAGCTTACATTGAGACAGAAATCGCTAGATTAGGTATGGGAGATTATGTTTCTCAAGTTTTAGTGCCTACTGAAAAAGTAGTAACTGTAAAAGAGGGGAAAAAAATAATTAAGGATAAAGTTTATTTTCCTGGTTATGTAATGATAGAAGCAAACCTAGTTGGAGAAATTCCTCATATTATTAAGTCTATAACAAGTGTTATTGGTTTTTTAGGAGAGACAAAAAATGGAGAACCTGTTCCGTTGAGAGTTTCTGAGGTAAACAGAATGTTAGGTAAAGTAGATGAGTTGGCTGTTAATACAGATACTCGTGCAATACCATTTAACTTAGGTGAAACTATAAAGGTTATTGATGGTCCTTTTAATGGTTTTAACGGTACGGTTGAAAAAATAAATGAAGAAAAGCGTAAACTAGAAGTAATGGTGAAAATTTTCGGAAGAAAAACTCCATTAGAATTGAGTTTTATGCAAGTTGAAAAAGTATAA
- the secE gene encoding preprotein translocase subunit SecE: protein MTKVVNYISEAFEELKSNVTWPAWAEVQRLTIIVAVFSVVFALATWGVDEVFAKALAGFFNWLKQA, encoded by the coding sequence ATGACAAAAGTTGTTAATTACATATCAGAAGCGTTTGAAGAATTAAAGTCAAATGTAACTTGGCCAGCTTGGGCAGAAGTACAACGTCTAACAATTATTGTTGCTGTTTTTTCAGTAGTATTCGCCTTGGCAACATGGGGAGTGGATGAAGTTTTTGCAAAAGCATTGGCTGGATTTTTTAACTGGTTAAAACAAGCGTAA
- a CDS encoding acyl-CoA dehydrogenase family protein — translation MNFDYNETQSLIAQSIRDFAEHNIRPYIMDWDEAQIFPVPLFKKLGKMGFMGILVPHELGGSGLGYHEYVTIVEEISKVDPSIGLSVAAHNSLCVNHILTFGNEEQKKKWIPKLASGEHIGAWGLTEHGTGSDAGGMNTTAVKDGDSWIVNGSKNFITHAISGDIAVVIVRTGEKGDSKGMTAFVFEKGMPGFSSGKKENKLGMRASETAELIFDNCKIPDANRLGDVGQGFIQAMKILDGGRISIGALSLGIAKGAYEAALKYSKERHQFGKAISEFQGIAFKLADMATEIEASELLLYKAAFLKEQHKPVTTMGAMAKMYASEVCVKVSNEAIQIHGGYGYTKDYPVEKFYRDSKLCTIGEGTTEIQKIVISRNILKE, via the coding sequence ATGAACTTCGATTACAACGAAACACAGTCTTTGATTGCACAATCTATACGAGATTTCGCGGAACATAATATCAGACCTTATATAATGGATTGGGATGAAGCTCAGATATTTCCTGTTCCTTTGTTTAAAAAACTGGGGAAAATGGGATTTATGGGGATTTTAGTTCCTCATGAACTGGGAGGTTCCGGTTTAGGATATCATGAATATGTTACCATTGTGGAGGAAATTTCAAAAGTAGATCCCTCAATTGGTTTGTCAGTCGCGGCTCATAATTCATTATGCGTTAATCATATTTTGACCTTTGGAAACGAAGAGCAAAAGAAAAAATGGATTCCAAAACTAGCTTCTGGTGAACATATTGGTGCTTGGGGATTGACGGAACATGGCACGGGTTCGGATGCTGGAGGAATGAATACTACGGCGGTAAAAGACGGTGATTCTTGGATTGTTAATGGTTCTAAAAATTTTATTACGCATGCCATTTCCGGAGATATTGCTGTTGTAATTGTTCGTACGGGTGAAAAAGGAGATTCAAAAGGAATGACCGCTTTTGTATTTGAAAAAGGAATGCCGGGATTTAGTTCCGGGAAAAAAGAAAATAAATTAGGAATGCGTGCCAGCGAAACGGCTGAATTGATATTTGATAATTGCAAAATACCTGATGCTAATCGGTTAGGTGATGTTGGGCAAGGTTTTATTCAGGCGATGAAAATTCTTGATGGCGGCAGAATATCAATTGGAGCATTGTCGTTAGGAATTGCAAAAGGCGCTTATGAAGCCGCTTTAAAATATTCGAAAGAAAGACATCAGTTTGGGAAAGCAATTTCCGAGTTTCAAGGAATTGCCTTTAAACTGGCTGATATGGCAACTGAAATCGAAGCGTCAGAATTATTATTGTATAAAGCTGCTTTCCTTAAAGAACAGCATAAACCAGTTACCACAATGGGGGCAATGGCAAAAATGTATGCTTCCGAAGTTTGTGTCAAAGTATCAAACGAAGCGATTCAAATTCATGGAGGTTATGGATATACTAAGGATTATCCTGTTGAAAAATTCTACAGAGATTCTAAATTATGTACTATTGGGGAAGGAACTACTGAGATTCAAAAGATAGTGATTTCCAGAAATATTTTGAAAGAGTAA
- a CDS encoding pyridoxal-phosphate dependent enzyme: MNYSENILGTIGNTPLVKLHKVVAGIDALVLAKVETFNPGNSVKDRMAVKMIEDAEADGRLKPGGTIIEGTSGNTGMGLALVAIIKGYKLICVISDKQSKEKMDILRAVGAKVIVCPTDVEPTDPRSYYSVSKRLAEDTPNSWYVNQYDNPSNSMAHYEQTGPEIWEQTEGKITHFVVGVGTGGTISGVGKYLKEKNPNIKIWGIDTYGSVFKKYHETGIFDENEIYSYITEGIGEDILPKNVDFSLIDGFTKVTDKDAAVYTRKIALEEGIFVGNSAGAAIKGLLQLKEHFKPDDVVVVLFHDSGSRYVGKMFNDDWMRERGFLDEDITKAEDVIKDHINKPLIVVRTEELVSHAIERMRKYKISQIPVIDVTGFVGSVDESDLFQSYVADKNVADKPIKEVMGKPFPIVKLGTPIEELSKLFTRENDAVLVDLENGSHHIITKSDIIGSIK, from the coding sequence ATGAATTATTCAGAAAATATATTAGGTACTATAGGTAACACACCATTAGTAAAACTTCATAAAGTCGTTGCCGGAATAGACGCTTTGGTACTCGCCAAAGTAGAAACCTTTAATCCTGGAAATTCTGTAAAAGACAGAATGGCCGTAAAAATGATTGAAGATGCCGAAGCTGACGGAAGATTAAAACCCGGTGGAACTATTATCGAAGGGACTTCTGGCAATACAGGAATGGGGTTAGCCTTAGTGGCAATAATAAAAGGATATAAACTGATTTGTGTAATTTCGGACAAACAATCCAAAGAAAAAATGGATATTCTTCGTGCCGTAGGAGCCAAAGTTATTGTTTGTCCTACTGATGTTGAACCAACAGATCCGCGTTCTTATTATTCGGTTTCAAAAAGGTTAGCCGAAGATACTCCTAATTCATGGTACGTCAATCAATATGATAATCCATCAAATTCGATGGCGCATTATGAACAAACCGGTCCTGAAATTTGGGAGCAAACCGAAGGTAAAATCACTCATTTTGTGGTGGGTGTTGGTACAGGAGGAACTATTTCGGGTGTTGGAAAATATTTAAAAGAGAAAAATCCAAACATCAAAATCTGGGGTATTGATACTTATGGTTCTGTATTTAAAAAATACCATGAAACCGGCATTTTCGATGAAAATGAAATTTATTCGTACATCACCGAAGGAATTGGCGAAGATATTTTACCTAAAAATGTTGATTTTTCATTGATAGACGGATTCACAAAAGTTACCGATAAAGATGCGGCGGTGTATACGCGTAAAATTGCGCTTGAAGAAGGTATTTTTGTTGGGAATTCGGCAGGCGCAGCTATAAAAGGATTGTTGCAGCTCAAGGAACATTTCAAACCAGATGATGTTGTTGTGGTTTTATTTCATGATTCAGGAAGTCGTTATGTGGGTAAAATGTTTAACGATGACTGGATGCGCGAGCGTGGTTTTCTGGATGAGGACATTACAAAAGCCGAAGATGTTATTAAAGACCATATCAATAAACCATTGATTGTTGTACGAACAGAAGAGTTAGTTTCACACGCAATCGAAAGAATGCGTAAATATAAAATATCACAAATTCCGGTAATCGATGTTACAGGATTTGTAGGGTCTGTTGATGAAAGTGATTTGTTCCAAAGTTACGTTGCTGATAAAAATGTAGCAGATAAACCCATTAAAGAGGTTATGGGAAAACCATTTCCTATAGTAAAATTAGGAACGCCGATCGAAGAACTATCCAAGCTGTTTACTAGAGAAAACGATGCGGTTTTGGTAGATTTAGAAAATGGCAGCCATCATATTATAACAAAATCGGATATTATCGGTTCGATAAAATAA
- a CDS encoding DUF2851 family protein, whose amino-acid sequence MKEDFLHYLWKFKKFDSLNLKTFNGEIITILSVGQYLELSGPDFFNAQITIGNQKWAGNIEIHLKSSDWYVHHHERDAAYENVILHVVWEHDTEIFRKNNTEIPVLELKKYVDALTIANYQSLMLQKSWIFCEKQIKEIDSFLFENWQERLFFERLERKSNPIFELLEQTHHDWEAVLFCLLAKNFGLNTNGEIFMKIAQSIPFSVIRKESFEIENLEALFFGNSGLLNSENEDNYFKDLKFRYFYLLHKYQMDKKIIEPVQFFKHRPDNFPTIRLSQLANVYHKHQNLFSKISTLKSLENIYEVFAVSVSEYWQNHYQFDKESPKKKKLLSKSFVDLLVINTIIPLQFAYAKSQGKEISEDLIYLLKQVTPEKNAVLDKFISFGIQSKNAFETQSLLQLKNEYCNKSKCLECAIGIELLKKVN is encoded by the coding sequence ATGAAAGAAGATTTTCTTCATTACCTCTGGAAGTTCAAAAAGTTTGATTCTTTGAATTTGAAAACATTCAATGGAGAAATAATTACAATCTTGTCAGTAGGGCAATATTTAGAATTGTCCGGACCGGATTTCTTTAATGCCCAGATTACAATTGGTAATCAAAAATGGGCGGGAAATATAGAAATTCATTTAAAATCTTCGGATTGGTATGTGCATCATCACGAAAGAGATGCTGCTTATGAAAACGTAATTCTACACGTAGTTTGGGAACATGACACCGAAATTTTTAGGAAAAATAATACTGAAATTCCTGTTTTAGAACTCAAAAAATATGTTGACGCTCTGACAATTGCTAATTATCAATCCTTAATGTTGCAAAAATCTTGGATTTTTTGTGAGAAACAAATTAAAGAGATTGATTCTTTTTTATTCGAAAATTGGCAGGAACGATTATTTTTTGAGCGATTAGAAAGAAAATCTAACCCTATTTTTGAATTATTAGAACAAACGCATCACGATTGGGAAGCCGTTTTATTTTGTCTTTTGGCTAAGAATTTTGGTTTGAATACCAATGGTGAAATTTTTATGAAAATTGCCCAATCAATTCCTTTTTCTGTCATTAGAAAAGAAAGTTTTGAAATAGAAAATTTAGAGGCATTGTTTTTTGGAAATTCAGGATTGTTGAACTCAGAAAATGAAGATAACTATTTCAAAGATTTAAAATTTAGATATTTTTATTTGCTTCATAAATATCAGATGGATAAGAAAATAATCGAACCAGTACAGTTTTTTAAACATCGACCGGATAATTTCCCTACAATAAGACTCTCTCAATTGGCTAACGTATACCACAAGCACCAGAATTTATTTTCGAAAATAAGTACTTTAAAGTCTCTTGAGAATATTTATGAAGTATTCGCGGTTTCCGTATCTGAATATTGGCAAAATCATTATCAGTTTGATAAGGAAAGTCCAAAGAAAAAGAAATTACTCTCTAAGTCATTTGTAGATTTATTAGTCATAAATACTATTATTCCGTTGCAATTTGCTTACGCCAAAAGTCAAGGTAAGGAAATCTCTGAAGACCTGATTTATCTTTTGAAACAAGTTACTCCTGAGAAAAATGCGGTTTTAGACAAATTTATTTCTTTTGGAATTCAGTCGAAAAATGCTTTTGAGACGCAATCGTTATTACAGCTTAAAAACGAATATTGCAATAAAAGTAAGTGCTTGGAATGCGCTATTGGAATAGAATTATTAAAAAAAGTGAATTGA
- a CDS encoding ComEA family DNA-binding protein: MSFKTIKTYFNFSRDQRNGILVLFCFIIALQMIYFFVDFSVISKEYPAKQKWLSLQSEIDSMKGEVPKYSPKIYPFNPNFITDYKGYKLGMSVQEIDRLLAFRKENKYVNSPQEFQNVTKVSDSLLKKITPYFKFPDWVNAKKDSKDFKKFSNTAFAKKEKIVLIDINKASQEDLIKIYGIGEAISLRILKQKESLGGFVSMEQMNDVWGLSPEVVENLNAHFKVLVLPNLKKIDINNASLKELSQFPYFKYPLAKQIVTFRSMNGDIKNVEDLIKIKGFPVEKANIIGLYLDF, from the coding sequence ATGAGTTTTAAAACCATAAAAACATATTTTAATTTTTCCCGTGACCAACGTAACGGTATATTGGTACTTTTTTGTTTTATTATTGCCTTGCAAATGATTTATTTTTTTGTTGATTTTAGTGTGATTTCAAAAGAATATCCCGCTAAGCAAAAATGGCTTTCGTTACAATCTGAAATTGATTCGATGAAAGGGGAAGTGCCAAAGTATTCGCCAAAAATATACCCTTTCAATCCAAATTTCATTACAGATTATAAAGGCTATAAATTAGGGATGTCTGTGCAGGAAATAGACCGATTGCTGGCTTTTAGAAAAGAAAATAAATATGTCAATTCTCCGCAGGAATTTCAAAATGTCACAAAAGTTTCTGATTCTTTATTAAAAAAAATAACTCCGTATTTTAAATTTCCGGATTGGGTTAACGCTAAAAAGGATTCTAAGGATTTTAAGAAATTTTCAAATACGGCTTTCGCCAAAAAAGAAAAGATAGTTTTGATAGACATTAACAAAGCTTCACAAGAGGATTTAATTAAAATATACGGAATAGGAGAGGCGATTTCACTTCGAATTTTAAAACAAAAAGAAAGTTTAGGCGGATTTGTATCTATGGAACAAATGAATGACGTTTGGGGACTTTCGCCCGAAGTTGTTGAAAACTTGAATGCTCATTTTAAAGTTCTGGTACTTCCCAATCTGAAGAAAATAGATATAAATAATGCTTCTTTAAAAGAACTTTCACAATTTCCTTATTTCAAATATCCGCTTGCTAAACAAATCGTAACGTTCCGAAGTATGAATGGAGATATTAAGAATGTTGAGGATTTAATAAAAATTAAGGGTTTTCCTGTTGAAAAAGCAAATATAATTGGCTTATATTTGGACTTTTAA
- a CDS encoding PspC domain-containing protein, translating to MSAVIKLKFFFEKYGFHVSSRLADTLGMRASSVRLFFIYLSFVTVGLWFAVYLTLAFWIRLKDLIRAKRTSVFDL from the coding sequence ATGTCTGCAGTTATAAAACTTAAATTTTTTTTTGAAAAGTATGGCTTCCATGTTTCTTCTCGTTTAGCTGATACATTAGGAATGCGCGCCAGTAGTGTGCGATTGTTTTTTATCTACTTGTCGTTTGTTACTGTTGGATTGTGGTTTGCCGTTTATTTGACATTGGCTTTTTGGATTCGTCTAAAGGATTTAATTAGAGCTAAACGTACCTCGGTTTTTGATTTGTAA
- the tuf gene encoding elongation factor Tu: MAKENFNRSKPHLNIGTIGHVDHGKTTLTAAITKVLSDAGYCQAKSFDQIDNAPEEKERGITINTSHVEYETANRHYAHVDCPGHADYVKNMVTGAAQMDGAILVVAATDGPMPQTREHILLGRQVGIPRMVVFMNKVDMVDDEELLELVEMEIRDLLSFYEYDGDNGPVVQGSALGGLNNDPAWVPKILELMEAVDAWIEEPVRDVAKPFLMPVEDVFSITGRGTVATGRIETGVANTGDAVEIIGMGAEKLTSTITGVEMFRKILDRGEAGDNVGILLRGIQKEDIKRGMVICKPGSVKPHDTFKAEVYILKKEEGGRHTPFHNNYRPQFYVRTTDVTGIITLPTGVEMVMPGDNLTIDVKLLSAIALNVGLRFAIREGGRTVGAGQVTEIA, translated from the coding sequence ATGGCAAAAGAAAATTTTAATCGTTCCAAACCGCACTTAAATATAGGTACAATTGGACACGTAGATCACGGAAAAACTACTTTAACTGCTGCAATAACGAAAGTATTATCTGATGCTGGTTACTGTCAAGCAAAATCGTTTGATCAAATTGATAACGCTCCAGAGGAGAAAGAAAGAGGTATTACAATTAATACATCTCACGTTGAGTATGAAACTGCTAATCGTCACTACGCTCACGTTGACTGTCCAGGTCACGCGGATTACGTAAAAAACATGGTTACAGGAGCTGCTCAAATGGATGGTGCTATTTTAGTTGTTGCTGCTACTGATGGGCCAATGCCACAAACACGTGAGCATATCCTTTTAGGTCGTCAAGTAGGTATTCCTAGAATGGTTGTATTCATGAATAAAGTGGATATGGTTGATGATGAGGAATTGTTGGAACTTGTTGAAATGGAAATTAGAGATTTATTATCTTTCTACGAATATGATGGAGATAATGGTCCTGTTGTTCAAGGTTCAGCTTTAGGTGGATTGAATAATGATCCAGCTTGGGTACCAAAAATTCTTGAATTGATGGAAGCTGTTGATGCTTGGATTGAAGAGCCTGTAAGAGACGTTGCAAAACCTTTCTTGATGCCTGTTGAAGATGTATTCTCAATCACTGGTCGTGGAACTGTTGCTACAGGTCGTATCGAAACAGGAGTTGCTAATACTGGAGATGCGGTTGAAATCATTGGTATGGGAGCTGAAAAATTGACTTCAACAATTACTGGAGTTGAAATGTTCCGTAAAATCCTTGATAGAGGTGAAGCTGGAGATAACGTAGGTATCCTTTTGAGAGGTATTCAAAAAGAAGATATCAAAAGAGGGATGGTAATCTGTAAACCAGGTTCTGTTAAACCACACGATACTTTTAAAGCTGAGGTTTATATCTTGAAAAAAGAAGAAGGTGGACGTCACACTCCATTTCATAATAACTACCGTCCACAGTTCTATGTACGTACAACTGACGTAACTGGAATCATTACTTTGCCTACAGGTGTAGAAATGGTTATGCCAGGGGACAACTTAACTATTGATGTTAAATTGTTAAGTGCAATTGCATTAAATGTTGGTCTACGCTTCGCTATCCGTGAGGGTGGTAGAACAGTAGGTGCAGGTCAGGTAACTGAAATTGCATAA
- a CDS encoding amino acid permease has product MSIWKRKPLAQLLAEAADSEKGLKRTLTAWSLIALGIGAIIGAGLFVRTATAAAQSAGPSVTIAFIVAAIGCALAGLCYAELSSSIPISGSAYTYTYATMGEFLAWIIGWDLILEYAVGAATVGIAWSEYLNNLLINVLHMSPIPYSLCHSPFQTSLTGEQGIINLPALFIVGAISLLLIKGIQESAFVNGIIVVVKVVIVVLIIVIGWNFVNPANHTPYIPPSSIFTDEHGVGHNYGGVMGILGAAGTVFFAFIGFDAVSTAAQETKNPKRAMPIGILGSLAVCTILYILFAHVLTGVATVEDFRTGGKEASVAFAIDKYMIGYAWLGQLVTVAILAGFSSVILVMLLGQSRVFYAMGKDGLLPKSFSDLHPKYKTPYKANIAILVIVGAFAAFVPGDIVGDMTSIGTLFAFSLVCVSVIILRKKEPNMVREFKTPFVPLVPILGVGVCFAMMYGLGWTNWLRLFVWMALGVIFYFAYGKKNSVLNNPEK; this is encoded by the coding sequence ATGTCTATTTGGAAAAGAAAACCATTGGCACAACTTTTAGCAGAAGCTGCTGACTCCGAAAAAGGATTAAAAAGAACGCTAACCGCTTGGTCATTAATTGCATTAGGAATTGGCGCTATTATTGGTGCCGGACTGTTTGTAAGAACAGCAACTGCTGCTGCTCAGAGCGCAGGACCTTCCGTAACGATTGCCTTCATTGTTGCTGCAATTGGGTGTGCTTTAGCTGGCTTATGTTATGCAGAACTTTCATCTTCAATTCCAATTTCTGGTAGCGCATATACATATACATATGCCACAATGGGAGAGTTCCTAGCTTGGATTATTGGCTGGGATTTAATCCTTGAATATGCTGTAGGAGCAGCAACAGTTGGGATTGCCTGGAGTGAATATTTAAACAATCTATTGATTAATGTGCTCCATATGAGCCCTATACCATATTCGCTATGTCATTCCCCTTTTCAGACTTCGTTGACTGGGGAACAAGGAATAATCAATTTACCAGCACTATTCATAGTAGGTGCAATTAGTTTATTATTGATAAAAGGGATTCAAGAATCAGCTTTTGTAAATGGAATTATTGTAGTAGTTAAAGTTGTAATTGTTGTACTAATCATTGTTATTGGTTGGAATTTTGTAAACCCTGCAAATCATACTCCTTATATTCCACCAAGTTCTATTTTTACAGATGAACATGGTGTTGGCCATAATTACGGAGGAGTAATGGGGATTTTAGGTGCAGCAGGAACGGTTTTCTTTGCATTTATTGGATTTGATGCTGTAAGTACAGCAGCCCAAGAAACTAAAAACCCAAAAAGAGCTATGCCAATTGGAATATTAGGATCATTAGCCGTTTGTACTATTTTATATATTCTTTTTGCACATGTCTTGACAGGAGTTGCAACAGTTGAAGACTTTAGAACTGGAGGTAAAGAAGCTTCAGTAGCATTCGCTATCGATAAATACATGATTGGATATGCTTGGTTAGGTCAACTGGTAACAGTAGCTATTTTGGCCGGATTTTCTTCTGTTATTTTAGTGATGCTATTAGGTCAATCCAGAGTTTTTTATGCAATGGGTAAAGATGGATTATTACCTAAATCATTCAGTGATCTTCATCCAAAATACAAAACACCTTACAAAGCAAATATTGCTATTTTAGTAATAGTTGGAGCTTTTGCAGCTTTTGTACCTGGTGATATTGTAGGTGATATGACAAGTATAGGAACCTTATTTGCTTTTTCACTTGTATGTGTTTCCGTAATCATTCTAAGAAAAAAAGAACCTAATATGGTTCGTGAATTCAAAACTCCTTTCGTACCGCTTGTACCGATATTAGGAGTTGGTGTTTGTTTTGCTATGATGTACGGCTTAGGCTGGACAAACTGGTTGAGACTATTTGTATGGATGGCATTAGGAGTAATTTTCTATTTTGCTTACGGCAAGAAAAATAGTGTCCTGAACAATCCAGAAAAATAA
- a CDS encoding tyrosine-type recombinase/integrase — MTTNKDAFSDYLQLEKKYSPHTVNAYLNDVISFESFNAIHFDQENVEQVNYGQIRNWIVSLVDSGISNSSVNRKIASLKAFYKFLLKIKQIEINPLLKHKALKVPKTLQIPFSEKEVEEALSQMQNPQGFEAIRNKLIVDLFYTTGVRRTELIHLKKINVDLAKNTIKVLGKRNKERILPLLPIVANQFLLYGQERLNLAVIVDADYFFLTKKGLKLNDSFVYRLINSYFSTVSEKVKKSPHILRHTFATHLLNNGADLNSVKELLGHSSLASTQIYTHNSLSELKKVYQEAHPRGQK, encoded by the coding sequence ATGACTACTAATAAAGATGCATTCAGTGATTATTTGCAATTGGAGAAAAAATATTCTCCTCATACTGTGAATGCTTATTTAAATGATGTGATTAGTTTCGAGTCGTTTAATGCAATTCATTTTGACCAAGAAAATGTAGAGCAAGTAAATTACGGTCAAATTAGAAATTGGATAGTGTCGCTTGTAGATAGTGGTATTTCTAATAGCTCTGTGAATAGAAAGATAGCTTCCTTAAAAGCATTTTATAAATTTCTGTTGAAAATTAAACAAATAGAAATAAATCCGTTGTTAAAACACAAGGCGTTAAAAGTTCCAAAAACGCTACAAATTCCATTTTCGGAGAAAGAAGTTGAAGAAGCGCTAAGTCAAATGCAAAATCCACAGGGTTTTGAAGCTATTAGAAACAAGCTTATTGTTGATTTGTTTTATACTACAGGTGTGCGGAGAACGGAACTTATTCATTTGAAGAAGATTAATGTTGATTTGGCTAAGAATACAATCAAGGTTCTTGGTAAAAGAAACAAAGAACGGATTCTTCCTCTTTTGCCAATTGTGGCAAATCAGTTTTTGTTATACGGTCAAGAACGGCTGAATTTAGCTGTGATTGTTGATGCAGATTATTTTTTTCTCACAAAAAAAGGGTTAAAATTAAACGATTCCTTTGTGTATCGATTAATAAATTCTTACTTTAGTACTGTCTCCGAGAAAGTAAAAAAAAGTCCTCATATATTAAGACATACATTTGCGACTCATTTATTAAACAACGGGGCCGATTTGAATTCAGTGAAAGAATTATTGGGACATTCTAGTTTAGCGTCTACACAGATATACACGCATAATAGTTTATCAGAACTAAAAAAAGTATATCAAGAAGCGCATCCAAGAGGTCAAAAATGA
- the hpf gene encoding ribosome hibernation-promoting factor, HPF/YfiA family, with the protein MKVNVHAVNFTVDKKLVDFVQERMDRLEKYYGKIVSSDVFLKVEKTSDKENKIAEVKINVPGDDFMVKKQCKTFEEAIELSAESLERLLIKRKEKLSSHI; encoded by the coding sequence ATGAAGGTAAATGTTCATGCAGTTAACTTTACTGTTGACAAAAAGCTAGTTGATTTTGTTCAAGAAAGAATGGATAGGTTGGAAAAATACTATGGCAAGATAGTTTCATCTGACGTTTTTCTGAAGGTTGAAAAAACTAGTGATAAAGAAAATAAAATCGCGGAGGTTAAAATTAATGTTCCTGGGGATGATTTTATGGTGAAAAAACAGTGTAAAACATTTGAAGAAGCAATAGAACTTTCGGCAGAATCTTTAGAGCGATTGTTGATAAAAAGGAAAGAAAAATTAAGTTCTCATATTTAA
- the rpsU gene encoding 30S ribosomal protein S21 produces the protein MLIIPIKDGENIDRALKRYKRKFDKTGTVRQLRARTAFIKPSVTNRIKIQKAAYIQNMRDNLES, from the coding sequence ATGTTAATTATACCAATTAAAGACGGAGAAAATATCGATAGAGCGTTAAAACGTTACAAAAGAAAGTTTGATAAAACTGGAACTGTTCGTCAACTAAGAGCACGTACTGCTTTTATAAAGCCATCAGTAACAAATAGAATCAAAATTCAAAAAGCGGCTTATATCCAAAATATGAGAGATAACTTAGAGAGTTAG
- a CDS encoding 3'-5' exonuclease — MTFTAIDFETATAYHPCSVGIVTVENGIIVDEFVSLIKPPNNLYSPFTIQVHGIYPKDTVNAKSFAQVYPEIKKRLQNRIVVAHNESFDRNVLAKSMLLYNLDYSDLNIASRWECTVKIYKAKGLKPTKLSDCCREMNISLNHHEALSDARACAKLYLMK, encoded by the coding sequence ATGACTTTCACCGCCATAGATTTTGAAACAGCAACAGCATATCATCCGTGTTCTGTTGGTATTGTAACCGTAGAAAACGGAATAATAGTAGATGAATTCGTTAGTTTAATCAAACCACCAAATAATTTATACTCTCCTTTTACGATTCAGGTTCATGGTATTTATCCAAAAGATACTGTTAATGCAAAATCATTTGCGCAAGTGTATCCTGAAATTAAAAAAAGACTGCAAAACAGAATAGTTGTAGCTCATAATGAAAGTTTTGACAGGAACGTATTGGCTAAATCAATGCTTCTTTATAATTTAGATTATTCAGATTTGAATATTGCCAGCCGCTGGGAATGTACTGTTAAAATTTATAAAGCTAAAGGTTTAAAGCCAACTAAATTAAGTGATTGCTGTCGTGAGATGAATATTTCTTTAAATCATCACGAAGCTTTATCCGATGCCAGAGCTTGTGCCAAATTGTATTTAATGAAATAA